ACCGGGTCCTTCCCGAATACCGCTACCTGGTGGTGGATGAAGGCCACCAGCTGGAAGCGGCCGCCACCGACGGCTTGTCGTTCCGCTGTTCCTGGCCGGATCTGGAGCGTTCGCTGCGCGAACTCGGCAACGCGCGCTCCGGCTGGCTGGGGATGCTGACGGCGCGGGCGCGGAAGGGCGGCGCGGATAAGGAGACCGCCGCCTTCCTCCGGGCCCGGATCGGCGACCTGGAAGCCGCGGTCGAATCCGCCGCCCGCACCGGAAAGGCTTTCTTCGGCGCAATTGATCAATTCGTGTTCAGCCAAATCGACGGTCCGCCGAAGGACTTCGCCCTGCAATACCGCCTGATACCCGCCGTGCGCACCCTGCCGGGGTGGGAGAACGTGGAAGAGGCCTGGGACAACATGCGCGCGGATTTCACCGAGGCTTCGCGGATCGCCGCGGCGATCGCCGAGCGGATCCACGGCGCCGGGGACGAAGAGGAAAATTCCAACGAGCTGCCGCTGCTGTTGGCCGGCTGGGCCGGACGAGTCGGACAGACCGTGGAGTCGATTCATAAGATCATCGCCAAGCCCGACCCGCAGAGGATTCATTGGGTCGAGATACCCCGCGACCGCGACGTACGAACTCTGTATTCCGCGCCTCTGCACGTCGGTCCGCTGGTGGAAAAGCACCTGTGGCACGCCAAGCATTCGGTCGTCCTCACCTCGGCCACCCTCACCGCCGCCGGCGAATTCGACTATCTCCGCGAGCGGCTCAACGCCGACGAAGCGGACACCCTCGTGGTGGGTTCGCCGTTCGATTTTGAAAACTCCGCGCTGTTGTACCTCGTCACCGACATCCCGGAGCCGGGCAACCTGCGGGCTTACCAGCATGCGCTGAACCGCGCGCTGGTGGAGCTGTGCCAGGCCACCCGCGGCCGCGCGTTGGTGCTGTTCACCTCGTATTCCCAATTGCGGCAGACGGCCCAAGTCATCCAGGGGCCGCTGAGCCGCGCCGGGATCGTCGTCTACGAGCAGGGGGAGGGCGCCTCGCGCCACGCCCTGCTCGAGACGTTTAAATCCGCGGAGCAGGCCGTATTGCTCGGCACCCGTTCGTTCTGGGAAGGTGTGGACGTCCCCGGCCAGGCGCTTTCGGTCCTGGCTCTCACCAAACTCCCGTTCGACGTGCCGAGCGATCCGATCGTCGCCGCGCGGGGGGAGACCTTCGAGGATTCGTTCCAGCAATATTCCCTGCCGGAAGCCATCCTCCGATTCCGCCAGGGGTTCGGCCGGCTGATCCGCACCAAGACCGACCGCGGCGTGGCGGTGGTTTTCGACCGGCGGATCATGACCAAATCCTACGGGCGGGCCTTCATGGATTCCCTCCCGGAGTGCACCCGGGAACAGGGACCCTTGGCAGACCTTCCGGCGCGGGCCGCTCGCTGGCTGGGGGAGTAGCCGGGATGCCGTTAAAGATCCTCGTCACCGGGTCCACCGGGTTCATCGGCCGGGTGGTCAGCCGGGTTCTGGCCGGCCGCGGGCATTCGCTGCGTTTGTTGGTCCGGCCTTCCCCGCGCCTGCCGCCGATGCCCGTCCCCCGCGCGGAGGTGGTCGTCGCTTCGTTTGAGGATGAAGGCGGGTTGCGCGCCGCCGCGGCGGGTATCGATGCGATCGTCCACTTGGCCAGCGCCGAGGGGGAGCACCGCCGGCGCGATCTGTTTGCGGTCGACGTCGAGGGAACCCGCAACCTCCTGGCATCGGCGAAGGCCGCCGGGGTGAAGCGGATCCTCTACCTCAGCCATCTGGGGGCCGATCGGAGCTCGGCCTATCCGTTTCTTCAGGCCAAGGGAATCGCCGAGAACGCGTTAATGAACAGCGGCATCCCCGCGCTCATTCTCCGCTCTTCCCTCGTTTTCGGAGCCGGCGATTCGTTCACCAACGCCGTCGCGCTTTTCGCGCACTTGCTCCCGGCGGTCTTCTTCATTCCGGAGATGGATACCTACCTCCAGCCCCTGTGGGTGGAGGATTTGGCGGCCTGCATGGAATACTGCCTGGCCGAGGACCGCTACATCGGCGAGATCCTCTCCATCGGCGGGCCGGAGCATCTTTCCTTCCAACAGATCGTGGAGACCGTGCTGGACGCGATCCGGGCGCCGCGGATGATCGTCCCGCTTTGGCCTCCGCTCGCCCGCTCGGGTTTGTGGCTGATGGATTGGGGGCTTCCCCATTCCCCGTTTACGCCGTTTTGGATGGACTACCTGGCGGTGCCGAGCACCTGCGAAGCCAACAGCCTCTCGCGGCTGTTCGGATTAAAGGCCGCCGCCCTCCGCGAATCCATCGGGTACCTGCGGCAGGGAAGGGGGATCCGCAAATTCCTGCAATATGTGATGCGGGGGAGTGAAGCCCTGCAGGGGGATTAGGATCGAACAAGAACGGGGGCAAGGGCGGCGAGCCAAAGAGATGCGAAGTCCGTCTGCGCCCGGCAATCGGTCGTGGCATCGCCGGTCAAGCCCGCGCCGGCCTTCGCCCAGCGGGGGTGTCGATAGCGGGTAGGAAAACCGGGAACCGGGGGGAGTTAACAGCCACTGGTTTCCAGGAGCGGGCGGAGCAGGGCCGGTCCCGGATGATTTCCGGCTCTTTTTGCCCGGCGGATGCTACTCCGGCGTCAGCCAGGGAATCGACAGCGATCCGGCGTAGGCGAACAACAGCATTTTTATTATCTTCCCGATCATGCAGAATACCAGGAACCGCCACATCGGCATCTTCAACATCCCGGCGACGATTCCCGCCAGATCGAAGATCGGATTGGGGATGAAGCCGAGGACGAGGATCGTCCACGGGCCGTATTTGCGCATCCACTCCGTCATCTGATCGGCGTATTTGCGGTTCCGGATGACGATGTTCCCGGAATATCCGGCCAAGTAGCCGGACAACTCGCCGATCGCCGATCCGGCGCCGGCCGCCAGAGCGACCAGCAGAGGATTGTAGACCGCGCCGAGGCCGAACACAAACGCCACGCCGGGCGCCGGCAGGATGATCGTCGCGTTGGCGAGGATCGACAGCAGAAAGATTCCGACGTACCCCAGACTCACCAGCCATCTGGCTTGATCCCGCAATACGTAAATTCCGACCGTCAGGACGATGACCAACAGCAAAAGGCCCGCCCGAGCCAGGATGGGCAAGGCCTTTCCCCAAAAAGACGGCTTGGGGACCCGCGATTCGCCGGCATCGATTGTCATCAAGGCGAGACCTGGTTTTTCTAGGGGACCGGATGTTTCGGCCGCGGGGATCCGCGTCCGGGGTTCTCCGCCGGGATTATCATAACATCGAATCGCACTGTCACGATAGCTTTAACCCGGCGGCCGCAAAGCGGACGGGGCTATCGTTCGAGGTTTGTGCGGTAGACGGCGGCCGCTCCGGACGCGGTCAGGGCGGCTTCCACCTCGGGAATCCTGGCCGGATCGACCAGCGCGATGACGTTCCCGCCCAAGCCGGCCCCGGTAAGTTTTGCGCCGAACGCGCCCGCCTGGCGCGCGGCGTCCGCCATTCGGTCCAAGAGCGGCGTACTGACCCCGAGATTCGTCAAGAGGCCGTGGCAGCGATTCATCGCGGCTCCAAGCGGCGCGGCTTGGCCGGCTTCCAGCAGCCGGCGTCCCTCCTCCGCCAGCTCCCCGATCTTCCGAAACAGTCCGTCGTAGCGCTGAGGATCCGCTTGTCGGCGTTCGCGGACGCCGCCGACGGCGTCCCGGGTCTTGCTGCGCATCCCGCTGTCGGCGATCAGCAGGTCCATCGGCGCCCCGGCGGCGACGAGTTGCGGTTCCTCCCCGCGCCGGAAAAACACCGGGCTTTCGAAGGCGATCACCGTGTTGTCCACGCCCGAAGGGGTGCCGTGGTGAATCCGCTCCACCTCGTAGACGATCTGCGAGATTTCCATGGGGGAAGAAGTCCGGCCGGCGGCGGAAGCCAGTGCCCGGACTACGGCCGTCGAGACCGCGGCGCCCGATCCAAGCCCGGAGGCGACGGGAATTTGCGAGACGACGGTCAGCCGGCCTCCGGCGAGATCCAGCTTCAAAGCCGCCGCGGCATGCCGGACGCAGAAGGCAAGGGGATTGTCTGGCGGAAGGTCGTTTAGCGCGGCGTGCAGCCCGATATCCGGAGCTTCGATCAGGCAAGGGGCAGGGCCCGCCGCCGAATACTCCGCCGCGGCGCGCAGCCCGCGGACGGGGACGGCGACGGCGGGGAAACCGTAAACCACGGCATGCTCCCCAAGGAGGATGATTTTTCCGCAAGCGGTGGCCCGGTGAGTTATGTCCACAGGTAAAGGATCATCATGGCGGCCAATCCCCAGAGCAGGATGGCGGCCTGCAGCGGGCGGTCCGTGAGGACCAGTTCTTCGGGGGCGCCGCCGATGTGTTCGATCTGGACCAGGTAGAGGTAGCGGAAGAGCCCGTACACGACGAAGGGGATGGTCAGCATCATCGCGTGGTTTTCGGGCAGGTTGGGGGCTTCGAAGGTGTAGAACGAATAGGCCACGATCGTAGCCGCGGAGACGATCTGGATGTAGCTGTCGAGCAGCGGAATCGAGTAGCCCCTCAGCACCCGCCGGTGGTTGGAGGCGCCCTCCTCCAGCAGGAGGATTTCCGACCGCCGCTTGCCGAAGGAAATGAACAACGCCAGGAGGGTCATGCAGACGTACATCCAGGGCGAGAACCGCTCGACGGTGATCAGCAGGACGCCGCCGACGACGCGCAGGACGAAGAAGAAGGCTACCATCAACGCGTCGACGACCGGAACGTGTTTGAGCCAGAAGGAGTAGGCGAAGTTCAACAGAATGTAAACGGCGGCCAGGACGGCAAAAGGCGGGGCAAGGACGTGCGCTGCCGCGAGGGTGGCGGCCATCAGGACCGCGGCGGAGGCCGCCGCGGTCGGGACGGACAGCCGGCCAGAAGCGATCGGCCGCTTGCGCTTCGAGGGATGGAGCCGGTCCTGGTTGCGGTCGGCGATGTCGTTGATGAGGTAGACCGATCCGGAGGCCAGGCACAGCAGGAGGAAGCCGGCGGCGGTGCGCAGCAGAGGCTCGGGAAGGAAGAACTGGCGGTCGAACACCAGGGCGGCGAAAAGAAATACGTTCTTCGGCCACTGCTTCGGCCGCAGGCTTTTAATCAGGTCCTTGATCCACGCCATGGGATCCCTCGGGGGACGGATTATTCGGCCCGGCGCCTTCGGACGGCTTTCCGGCGGTGGCGGCGGGCTCGCCCGCCGGGCGGGAAGCCCGGCGATAGTCTGCGAACCGGTATCCGACTCCCCGCTCGGTCAGGATGTATTTGGGATCGGCCGGATCATTTTCCAGCTTCTGCCGCAGATAGTTCACGTACAGGCGCAGGTAGTGCGTTTCCTCGCGGTATTCGTATCCCCAGACTTTGGCCAACAGCTGGTCGTGAGTAACCACCCGCCCGGCGTTCTGGACCAAGTGGTACAACAGCCGGTACTCGGTGGGGCGCAGGGCGACCGGCTTGCCTTGCACCAGAATCTCCCGCCGGTCGAAGTCGATCGTCAGCCGGTCGTCGACCACGATCGGCTGATGGGCGGCCGTGCGGGGCATCTCTTCGCGTCGGAGCACCGCCCGGATCCGGCTGGCCAGTTCCCTCGGGCTGAAGGGTTTGGTGATGTAATCGTCCGCGCCGCGCTCCAGCCCCCGCACCCGGTCGTCCTCCTCCCCTTTGGCGGTGACCATCAGGATCGGCACCTGCGAGAACTCGCGGATCATCCGCAGGGTTTCGAATCCGTCGATGTCGGGCAGCATGACATCGAGCAGCACCAGGTCCGGAATCGCATTCCGCAGCTGCTCCAGGGCTTCGGTGCCGCTTTGCGCTTCGACCACGTCGAAGCCGTCCTGCTCCAAATTCAGCCGGATGAACCGCACCATCCGCGGTTCGTCGTCGACGACCAACACCCGGCGGCGATCGGATCCGCTCACGGGGGTTACTCCCGGACGAAGGTGACCAATTTTTCTTCCGCTTCGCCCGGCATCACTTCGATGAAGGATATGCGGTGGATCGACCAGATCACCGTGCTGACGTTCGGCTGCAGGTAGGGCAGGTCCTTCCCATCCCGGCGGCGGGGGTTGGCGACGGTGATGTAGTTCGCGTCGGCCGCGGGCAGGGCCTCCACTTCCCCCATCACCGCGTCTTCGTTGGTGAGGTGGACTAGGACGGAGATGGCCATGGGATTATTGTCCTCCTATTTGGCGGGTGACTTCGATGATCAGGTTTCCCAAACGGAGGATGTCTCCGTCGGACAGGGTCGCCGGATGATCCGGCAGAACGCGCACGTCGTTGACGAACGTGCCGTTGGCGCTGCCCAGATCGATCGCCAGCAGCATGTCGCCTTCGAAGCGCAGGTGGCAATGCAGGCGGGAAACCCCCTTTTCGTGCGCCCCGAACCGGTTCAGGTCGATGTCGGGGATGACCGCCTGTCCTTTCTCCGCCCGTCCGAGGATGTATTCCTGCTGTCCGAACAGGGGGATGCCCACGTTGTTGCCGGCCACCTTCAACGCGATCGAATCGGTCGCCCTCAGCGGGGCATGGGAGGTTTCGCTTGCTTTTCGAGAGATCATTTCCGCCGCCTTCGCTGCGGGCAGTGCGTTGGTGGGCGAGGAACTGTCTTCGCTGACCCGGGCGCAGCATTCCGGGCAGAATAAGGTTCCGTAGTACACCGAGGCGTGGCAAACGTGGCAGGAGATCATTTCGGCCTGCCTCCGTGCTTGGGATCCACCAGACTGCGGGTTCCGTATTTGACCGCCTTCTTGCCCTTTTCCGAGATCGCATGGGTGCGGCGGAGCTGGGAAGATTCGCTGAGGACCGTGTTCGCCAAATCCGGTTCGCCCATTTCGAACAGCCGGGTGGCGATCCGCTCGAGGCGCGTCTTCGCCAGGTTCAAGTGGCCGGTTTGCGCGTCGGCCAGGGCCTTTTCCTGCAGGCGGGCCAGGTTGACGTTCCGCACGGCCGCCAGGAGCGTGCCGGGTATGGGCGCCGGGACCGGCTCGGACACGACCGGCAGACTCAGCGAAAGAATCGTCCGCAAGTTGGTCGCCCGTTTGGCGAGGTGCGCTCCGAGGTGCAGGCGGCTGATCTCGAACGAATCCATCGGCGTGATCGGCGGGATGAGGAATTCCATCAACAAGGTGATGTTGTTCCCGGAGAACAGCGTACCCAGCCGCAACATGTGGCCTTCGACCAGCGGCATCGGGGCCGGATTGACCCGGAAGGCCGAGTGCAGGGTGACGCCGGGCGTTGTTTCCACCTCCACGACCACCTGGTCGGCATGCACTTGGCCGAGGCCTTGAAACTTCTGCTGCAGGAACGGACCCAGCGAAGCGAGGTTGTCGATGTAGACGGCTTGCCCGCCGGTTTTGGTGGCCAGCGAATCGAGGAACAGGTCGTTCCACTCCTCGCCGATCCCCATCGCGGTGATCTCGATGCCTTCCTGCGCCATTTCTTCGGCCAGTTGCAGGCAGGCCGCCTCGTCGCCATACGTCCGTCCGTCGGTCAGCAGGAGGACGTGGTCCACGGATTTAGGATGCCGCACCTGGCGCAGCTGATTCACGCCGGCCGACAGCCCCTGGTAAATTTCCGTACCCCCGTTGGCCTGGATCAAACTCAACCGCTGGCGGGCTTCCGACATCGGCAGCGACAACTCAGTCGACAGCAGCACTTCCGCCCGGTCGCTGAAGGTGACGACGGCGATCTTGTCCTGCGGACGAAGCTGGGTGATGATGTTTTCGGCGGAGATCCTGGCGGTGTCGAGCCGTTCCCCGGCCATCGAGGTCGAACGGTCGAGAACCAGGCTCAGGTTCAGCGGCGGAGGGATCGGTTCGGATTCCTGCTGCGAGGGCTGGACGGTCGCCATCGCGTACAGCACTTGCGGCTCGTCGAGGGCCCGCAGGACGGGTCGGCTGACATGGACTTCCATGTACAGCGGTTCCTTGCTGGGGCTGGCGCTGCTCATTTTTCCCCTGTCATCTCTACGATGACCACCGATATGTTGTCCGGGCCGCCCATCGTGTTGGCCTGGCGGGCGAGGGCGACGGCGGCGTCTTGCGGCGAAGGATAATTCTTGGAAATCCGCAGGATCTCGGAATCCGACAGCACGCCCCACAATCCGTCGGTGCACAGCATCAGGCGCGAACCGTATTCCCACGGCACGGTCAGGAAGTCGGTCTCGATCCCCTCGACCTGACCGACCGCCCGCAGGAGGACGTTGCGCTGGGCGAAGCGGCCGGCTTCCTCCGTCGAGATGTGACCCTGATCCACCAACCGCTGCACCAGCGAGTGGTCGTGGGTGATCTGGCGGATTTCCTTGCCGACGAAATACGCCCGGCTGTCGCCGACGTGGGTCAGGAACACCTGGCGGCTGAAGATCAGCGCCGCGGTCAGGGTTGTCCCGGAGCCCGGAAGATTCAGCATCACCGCCTGGTTGGCCTGGACCATGGAGGATTCCAGGATCTCCTGGATCGACTCGGTTTGCTCCGCCGCGCCGCCCATCCATTGGGCGCCGAATTTTCCGACAACCTCGCGGGCGAAGGTTTGGGCCGCCAGCAGGCTGGCCCGCTCGCCCAGCTCGTGGCCGCCCATGCCGTCCGCGACCAGGAACAGCCCGTAATAAGGGGATACCGAATCGCCTTGCTGCAGCGAGGTGTGGACGATCAGGCAGTCCTCGTTGGATTGGCGGACCCGGCCGACGTCGTAGGCGATCCCGGTGCGGAACATCGGAATGTCGTGCGGCAACTCGGCGGCGGGCTTCGATTTGGTGCTGCGGCGTGTGCGGATGCGGGTAATGGGAGCCAAACCAGTCTCCTGTCTTCCTGCCTACAGCGGCAGCGCGTAGAGTTTGTGGTCCGTGGATCCGAAGACGAGCATTTCCTCGTTGGCCGTAATTCCCCCGGTGATCGGGCCGCCGGTGGGAAATTTCCAGCGCAGTTTGCCGCTGAGGA
This sequence is a window from Anaerolineales bacterium. Protein-coding genes within it:
- a CDS encoding DEAD/DEAH box helicase, with product MSEKKHIVSLDIETTGLSPERDAVIEVGLIRFRGDREEARWSSFVHPGCRIPPAITQLTGITDAMVSDAPPIKALIPQIREFAGGDPILGHNVAFDIAFFRKHRLFQDQDVLDSLELASALLPRAPRYNLGALCSHLGIPVSPTHRALDDALAAYALYRRLAEIACGLPTAFLAEMVRFGQNVKWGGGALMEEAYAARLKEEGALAKTPGVRFPIFESQPVFGRRDDSQSGPEPPLPREEPEPLDPEAMAALLDTRGPFGAHFPGYERRTQQMEMTAAVSQAFSQGSHLMVEAGTGTGKSLAYLIPAVHWALKNGERVVVSTNTINLQDQLLKKDFPDLVRVLKLEARAAALKGRSNYICPRKFEALRRRGPENADEMRVLAKTVLWLTESESGDRSEINLNGPAERAVWAQLSAEDELCSPEGCYLFRRKTCPFLRARVAAEYAHVLIVNHALLVADVAAENRVLPEYRYLVVDEGHQLEAAATDGLSFRCSWPDLERSLRELGNARSGWLGMLTARARKGGADKETAAFLRARIGDLEAAVESAARTGKAFFGAIDQFVFSQIDGPPKDFALQYRLIPAVRTLPGWENVEEAWDNMRADFTEASRIAAAIAERIHGAGDEEENSNELPLLLAGWAGRVGQTVESIHKIIAKPDPQRIHWVEIPRDRDVRTLYSAPLHVGPLVEKHLWHAKHSVVLTSATLTAAGEFDYLRERLNADEADTLVVGSPFDFENSALLYLVTDIPEPGNLRAYQHALNRALVELCQATRGRALVLFTSYSQLRQTAQVIQGPLSRAGIVVYEQGEGASRHALLETFKSAEQAVLLGTRSFWEGVDVPGQALSVLALTKLPFDVPSDPIVAARGETFEDSFQQYSLPEAILRFRQGFGRLIRTKTDRGVAVVFDRRIMTKSYGRAFMDSLPECTREQGPLADLPARAARWLGE
- a CDS encoding NAD(P)H-binding protein, with product MPLKILVTGSTGFIGRVVSRVLAGRGHSLRLLVRPSPRLPPMPVPRAEVVVASFEDEGGLRAAAAGIDAIVHLASAEGEHRRRDLFAVDVEGTRNLLASAKAAGVKRILYLSHLGADRSSAYPFLQAKGIAENALMNSGIPALILRSSLVFGAGDSFTNAVALFAHLLPAVFFIPEMDTYLQPLWVEDLAACMEYCLAEDRYIGEILSIGGPEHLSFQQIVETVLDAIRAPRMIVPLWPPLARSGLWLMDWGLPHSPFTPFWMDYLAVPSTCEANSLSRLFGLKAAALRESIGYLRQGRGIRKFLQYVMRGSEALQGD
- a CDS encoding VTT domain-containing protein, translated to MPILARAGLLLLVIVLTVGIYVLRDQARWLVSLGYVGIFLLSILANATIILPAPGVAFVFGLGAVYNPLLVALAAGAGSAIGELSGYLAGYSGNIVIRNRKYADQMTEWMRKYGPWTILVLGFIPNPIFDLAGIVAGMLKMPMWRFLVFCMIGKIIKMLLFAYAGSLSIPWLTPE
- the mvk gene encoding mevalonate kinase yields the protein MVYGFPAVAVPVRGLRAAAEYSAAGPAPCLIEAPDIGLHAALNDLPPDNPLAFCVRHAAAALKLDLAGGRLTVVSQIPVASGLGSGAAVSTAVVRALASAAGRTSSPMEISQIVYEVERIHHGTPSGVDNTVIAFESPVFFRRGEEPQLVAAGAPMDLLIADSGMRSKTRDAVGGVRERRQADPQRYDGLFRKIGELAEEGRRLLEAGQAAPLGAAMNRCHGLLTNLGVSTPLLDRMADAARQAGAFGAKLTGAGLGGNVIALVDPARIPEVEAALTASGAAAVYRTNLER
- a CDS encoding decaprenyl-phosphate phosphoribosyltransferase, whose protein sequence is MAWIKDLIKSLRPKQWPKNVFLFAALVFDRQFFLPEPLLRTAAGFLLLCLASGSVYLINDIADRNQDRLHPSKRKRPIASGRLSVPTAAASAAVLMAATLAAAHVLAPPFAVLAAVYILLNFAYSFWLKHVPVVDALMVAFFFVLRVVGGVLLITVERFSPWMYVCMTLLALFISFGKRRSEILLLEEGASNHRRVLRGYSIPLLDSYIQIVSAATIVAYSFYTFEAPNLPENHAMMLTIPFVVYGLFRYLYLVQIEHIGGAPEELVLTDRPLQAAILLWGLAAMMILYLWT
- a CDS encoding response regulator transcription factor, coding for MVRFIRLNLEQDGFDVVEAQSGTEALEQLRNAIPDLVLLDVMLPDIDGFETLRMIREFSQVPILMVTAKGEEDDRVRGLERGADDYITKPFSPRELASRIRAVLRREEMPRTAAHQPIVVDDRLTIDFDRREILVQGKPVALRPTEYRLLYHLVQNAGRVVTHDQLLAKVWGYEYREETHYLRLYVNYLRQKLENDPADPKYILTERGVGYRFADYRRASRPAGEPAATAGKPSEGAGPNNPSPEGSHGVDQGPD
- a CDS encoding FHA domain-containing protein — encoded protein: MISCHVCHASVYYGTLFCPECCARVSEDSSSPTNALPAAKAAEMISRKASETSHAPLRATDSIALKVAGNNVGIPLFGQQEYILGRAEKGQAVIPDIDLNRFGAHEKGVSRLHCHLRFEGDMLLAIDLGSANGTFVNDVRVLPDHPATLSDGDILRLGNLIIEVTRQIGGQ
- a CDS encoding VWA domain-containing protein; the encoded protein is MSSASPSKEPLYMEVHVSRPVLRALDEPQVLYAMATVQPSQQESEPIPPPLNLSLVLDRSTSMAGERLDTARISAENIITQLRPQDKIAVVTFSDRAEVLLSTELSLPMSEARQRLSLIQANGGTEIYQGLSAGVNQLRQVRHPKSVDHVLLLTDGRTYGDEAACLQLAEEMAQEGIEITAMGIGEEWNDLFLDSLATKTGGQAVYIDNLASLGPFLQQKFQGLGQVHADQVVVEVETTPGVTLHSAFRVNPAPMPLVEGHMLRLGTLFSGNNITLLMEFLIPPITPMDSFEISRLHLGAHLAKRATNLRTILSLSLPVVSEPVPAPIPGTLLAAVRNVNLARLQEKALADAQTGHLNLAKTRLERIATRLFEMGEPDLANTVLSESSQLRRTHAISEKGKKAVKYGTRSLVDPKHGGRPK
- a CDS encoding serine/threonine-protein phosphatase: MAPITRIRTRRSTKSKPAAELPHDIPMFRTGIAYDVGRVRQSNEDCLIVHTSLQQGDSVSPYYGLFLVADGMGGHELGERASLLAAQTFAREVVGKFGAQWMGGAAEQTESIQEILESSMVQANQAVMLNLPGSGTTLTAALIFSRQVFLTHVGDSRAYFVGKEIRQITHDHSLVQRLVDQGHISTEEAGRFAQRNVLLRAVGQVEGIETDFLTVPWEYGSRLMLCTDGLWGVLSDSEILRISKNYPSPQDAAVALARQANTMGGPDNISVVIVEMTGEK